A region from the Fusarium graminearum PH-1 chromosome 4, whole genome shotgun sequence genome encodes:
- a CDS encoding tRNA pseudouridine synthase 1, with amino-acid sequence MAADNEGTAASGTNDSRPSGDSNAAQNNDNGNRRNPRHDHRKPGKGRSEKGRGEWGREKGDKRKKNDEFKEFKRRKLNKKGESADGESSNNPFSKDEIAAEERRPKRKVAVMIGYAGTGYKGMQVNGNEKTIEADLFKAFVAAGAISKANADDPKKSSLVRCARTDKGVHAAGNVISLKLIIEDEDIVDKINAELPEQIRIWGLQRTNNAFSCYQTCDSRWYEYLMPSYCLLPPHPETFLGRKLVELAKEHGVEDELTARMADVKDFWTEVEEKEIKPILARLDPETRAAVLEKVHVTDDEEIAARKAAARETDEAEPSEEKPATEAPAEATEQTTEPEAQQSTVVLESHKPKNRELGPIDFALRDIKAAYMAAKRRYRVSTERLERLQEALNMYNGTRNFHNYTVQKSFFDASAKRHIKSFIVNPKPIIINDTEWLSLKVHGQSFMMHQIRKMVGLASLIVRCGTPMERIKESYQNQKMAIPKAPGLGLLLERPVFHNYNRKATESLGKEGIDFDKYDDKIQAFKDKQIYTRIFSVEEKDNSFHMFFNQIDQFKTNHFLWLTAGGMKAAELTRDTTGEKVQRDVDKELGDEDEEDPEGGEG; translated from the exons ATGGCGGCAGATAATGAAGGCACTGCCGCGAGTGGCACCAACGACTCTCGTCCGTCAGGTGACTCCAATGCCGCTCAGAACAATGATAACGGCAACCGTCGCAACCCGCGCCATGACCACAGAAAGCCTGGCAAGGGACGATCAGAGAAAGGTCGAGGAGAGTGGGG TCGTGAAAAGGGCgacaagcgcaagaagaacgacgagttcaaggagtTTAAGCGTCGCAAACTGAACAAGAAGGGCGAGTCTGCGGATGGCGAATCGAGCAACAACCCCTtctccaaggatgagattgctGCCGAGGAACGACGGCCCAAGCGAAAGGTTGCTGTTATGATTGGATACGCTGGTACTGGCTACAAGGGAATGCAGGTCAACGGCAACGAGAAGACCATCGAGGCCGACCTGTTCAAGGCCTTTGTCGCTGCAGGCGccatctccaaggccaacgcCGACGACCCCAAGAAGTCGAGTCTTGTTCGATGCGCCCGAACGGATAAGGGTGTGCATGCGGCTGGAAACGTCATCAGCTTGAAGCTTATtatcgaggatgaggacattgtcgacaagatcaacgcCGAGCTCCCAGAACAGATCCGAATCTGGGGTCTTCAGCGAACCAACAACGCCTTTAGCTGTTACCAGACTTGCGACTCAAGATGGTACGAGTACCTCATGCCTAGCTactgtcttcttcctccccaCCCCGAGACCTTCCTCGGCCGAAAGTTGGTCGAGTTGGCCAAGGAGCACGGTGTCGAGGACGAGCTGACCGCTAGAATGGCTGATGTCAAGGACTTCTGGACCGAggttgaagaaaaggagatCAAGCCCATTCTTGCCCGATTGGACCCCGAGACCAGAGCTGCTGTTTTGGAAAAGGTTCACGTCACcgacgatgaagagatcGCTGCACGAAAGGCGGCCGCAAGAGAGACAGACGAGGCCGAGCCGAGCGAAGAGAAGCCTGCCACCGAAGCACCTGCTGAGGCTACTGAGCAGACTACTGAGCCCGAGGCCCAGCAAAGTACTGTTGTTCTGGAGAGCCACAAGCCCAAGAACCGCGAGCTTGGCCCCATTGACTTTGCCCTTCGGGACATCAAGGCGGCTTACATGGCTGCAAAGCGACGATACCGTGTTAGCACTGAGCGCCTGGAGCGCCTTCAGGAGGCCCTCAACATGTACAACGGCACAAGAAACTTCCACAACTACACTGTTCAAAAGTCATTCTTTGACGCCTCGGCAAAGCGACACATCAAGTCGTTCATTGTCAACCCCAAGCCCATTATTATCAACGATACGGAATGGCTATCCCTCAAGGTTCACGGACAGAGTTTCATGATGCACCAGATCCGTAAGATGGTCGGTTTGGCTAGTCTGATCGTCCGCTGCGGTACCCCCATGGAGCGTATCAAGGAGAGCTACCAGAACCAAAAGATGGCTATCCCCAAGGCCCCTGGTCTCGGACTCTTGCTCGAGCGACCCGTTTTCCACAACTATAACCGAAAGGCGACTGAGTCACTTGGAAAGGAGggaattgactttgacaagtaCGATGACAAGATCCAGGCTTTCAAGGACAAGCAGATCTACACCCGTATCTTTAGtgtggaagagaaggataactc GTTCCACATGTTCTTTAACCAGATCGACCAGTTCAAGACAAACCACTTCTTGTGGCTCACGGCTGGCGGTATGAAGGCGGCCGAGCTCACAAGAGACACTACAGGCGAAAAGGTGCAGCGGGATGTTGATAAGGAGCtcggtgacgaggatgaggaggaccCCGAGGGCGGTGAGGGCTAA
- a CDS encoding 40S ribosomal protein S7 yields the protein MSAQALNKIAPNSPSRQNPSELETSIAQALFDLESNTSDLKVALRPLQIVSAREIEVGHGKKAIVIFVPVPSLQGFHRVQQRLTRELEKKFSDRHVLILASRRILPRPKRSARSRNNQKQKRPRSRTLTAVHDAILEDLTFPVEIVGKRVRTKEDGSKLLKVILDEKERGGVDYRLDTYSEVYRRLTGRNVNFEFPQSGPADY from the exons ATGAGCGCCCAGGCCCTTAACAAGATCGCTCCCAACAGCCCCTCGAGGCAGAACCCTTCCGAGCTCGAGACGAGCATCGCTCAGGCTCTCTTCGACCTCGAGTCCAACACCTCCGATCTCAAGGTCGCCCTCCGACCTCTCCAGATCGTCTCTGCTCGTGAG ATCGAGGTTGGCCACGGCAAGAAGGCTAttgtcatctttgtcccCGTCCCTTCCCTGCAGGGCTTCCACCGCGTCCAGCAGCG CCTCACCCGtgagctcgagaagaagttctcTGACCGCCACGTCCTGATCCTCGCTTCTCGCCGCATCTTGCCCCGCCCCAAGCGATCTGCCCGCTCTCGCAACAAccagaagcagaagcgacCCCGTTCGCGAACTCTCACCGCCGTCCACGACGCCATCCTCGAGGACCTTACCTTCCCCGTCGAGATCGTCGGCAAGCGCGTCCGCACCAAGGAGGACGgctccaagctcctcaaggtcatccttgacgagaaggagcgtgGTGGTGTTGACTACCGCCTCGACACCTACTCTGAGGTCTACCGTCGCTTGACAGGCCGCAACGTCAACTTCGAGTTCCCCCAGAGCGGTCCCGCTGACTACTAA